In Chaetodon trifascialis isolate fChaTrf1 chromosome 2, fChaTrf1.hap1, whole genome shotgun sequence, one DNA window encodes the following:
- the LOC139337740 gene encoding C-type mannose receptor 2-like: MCHSGWEVFQGRCYYFVNEGMTWPQAQSNCALLESMLVSVHSIQEYSFLQQLSINNEYPNAWLGGFYLQDQWLWIDGSWFYNNTWINMPPDSSNPCLMLNVFDTWNNSPCNADGYPSICVKNSNVLTFTASEMVCPEGWMGFHDRCIFYNYEALTWPEADASCAGLGARLVSVHSPEEYSFLYQQTAVNGFSPAWLGGFYFDDQWMWLDGSWFYQGFFTGVSSYSTDPCLSTYSLDGWSNLDCGQTLASFCVKEAL, translated from the exons ATGTGTCATTCTGGATGGGAAGTGTTCCAAGGACGTTGCTACTACTTTGTGAACGAGGGCATGACTTGGCCTCAGGCTCAG TCGAACTGTGCCCTGCTCGAATCCATGTTGGTCTCCGTACACAGCATTCAGGAGTACagtttcctccagcagctcagcatcaATAATGAATATCCGAATGCTTGGCTGGGCGGTTTCTACTTACAG GACCAGTGGTTATGGATTGATGGATCCTGGTTCTACAACAACACCTGGATCAATATGCCCCCAGACAGCAGCAACCCGTGCCTAATGCTCAATGTTTTTg ACACATGGAACAATTCCCCTTGCAACGCTGATGGTTATCCCTCCATCTGTGTGAAGAACTCAAATGTCC TGACGTTCACAGCATCAGAGATGGTGTGTCCTGAAGGTTGGATGGGGTTCCACGACCGTTGTATCTTCTATAACTACGAAGCTCTGACCTGGCCTGAAGctgat GCTAGCTGTGCTGGTCTCGGCGCCCGGCTGGTCTCCGTCCACAGCCCTGAGGAGTATTCCTTCCTCTATCAGCAAACTGCTGTTAATGGATTCTCTCCAGCCTGGCTGGGTGGATTCTACTTTGAT GACCAGTGGATGTGGCTTGATGGCTCCTGGTTTTATCAGGGATTTTTTACTGGGGTGTCTTCATACAGCACTGACCCATGCCTTTCAACATACAGTCTCG ATGGTTGGAGCAATTTAGACTGTGGTCAAACCCTCGCTTCATTTTGTGTGAAAGAAGCACTTTAA